The Fundulus heteroclitus isolate FHET01 unplaced genomic scaffold, MU-UCD_Fhet_4.1 scaffold_56, whole genome shotgun sequence genome has a segment encoding these proteins:
- the LOC105922417 gene encoding uncharacterized protein LOC105922417 encodes METKTYYYAVFKNNIESCSLDRKSSKDETGEEFESIYPENAKVNFYLVLMNGVRVIFTKAVAFNTIMAIRAVIF; translated from the exons ATGGAGACCAAGACCTATTATTACGCTGTGTTCAAGAACAACATCGAGTCCTGCAGCCTGGACCGAAAGTCCAGCAAGGACGAGACCG GTGAGGAATTTGAGAGCATTTATCCAG AAAACGCCAAAGTCAACTTCTACCTGGTGCTGATGAACGGCGTTCGGGTGATCTTCACCAAAGCTGtggccttcaacaccatcatggCCATCAGAGCCGTGATCTTCTGA